In Calliopsis andreniformis isolate RMS-2024a chromosome 8, iyCalAndr_principal, whole genome shotgun sequence, one DNA window encodes the following:
- the Zfh1 gene encoding Zn finger homeodomain 1, protein MSMTLVRNTFKGCSEDEAAGVVNAEVGGGCAAGAPTTGSPAGGGSGPGSEIDSGGGGGGGGGAGTETGGGGHGGEGGSTKQGERCPQCGILCRDVHVLQLHLEDTHKTTYAIDKNDLNAQFPQVSCQVCSKTFANVYRLQRHMISHDESAVLRKFKCPHCEKAFKFKHHLKEHLRIHSGEKPFQCKNCGKRFSHSGSYSSHMTSKKCLIVNLKKSRHTNVNNVDRGPKKAQQPLPTGRREVDLLAANNNTFLPILPKLSPSDYQEIQREGAGIYDMPTLLPQMMGFGRYFLQTSLGKILNQLHSKRLDEVAEQFEFHRELMSPSTADSEGTEGTEGKESPAPSDPQGLDAVRRILETVNTSVTKQLLEANVRKLSTSPATMKREFEDDCQDQDSEMSSEMTHYPDWSTTDQYDSQSEGLAAKLEDVNQPTAKSGCKRKAEDSSEADSEDEEEGTQTHNDNGRRVRARSLIDDEQLAVLKGYYALNPRPKKQEIVMIANYINFPTRVVQVWFQNSRARDRRESKIPALVPLNNPVSQITVEQPLDLSKKEAFTQSVCKDNDSNSSKIASSSPVEQKNDNSSLHNPDTDDLEDSPLVIDEETTDSVEVKRTPAETCTIRRIGEAVPKSQPQTNVKNGNENASQPEAPPAAETEQGVYFCDRCDKTFSKHSSLARHKYEHSGQRPYKCVECPRAFKHKHHLTEHKRLHSGEKPFQCSKCLKRFSHSGSYSQHMNHRYSYCKPYRE, encoded by the exons ATGAGCATGACTCTCGTCCGAAATACGTTCAAAG GTTGCAGCGAGGACGAGGCAGCAGGTGTCGTGAACGCGGAGGTGGGCGGAGGTTGCGCGGCTGGGGCGCCAACCACAGGAAGTCCTGCTGGAGGTGGTAGCGGGCCAGGTAGCGAAATTGACAGTGGTGGtggcggcggtggtggtggtggagcAGGGACAGAGACGGGCGGTGGTGGGCATGGCGGCGAGGGCGGATCGACGAAGCAGGGTGAGAGGTGTCCCCAGTGTGGCATCCTCTGTCGGGACGTCCACGTCCTTCAGCTCCATCTCGAGGACACGCACAAGACCACCTACGCCATCGACAAGAAcgatctcaacgctcaattcccaCAAGTG TCCTGCCAGGTGTGCAGCAAGACTTTTGCTAACGTCTACCGACTCCAGAGGCACATGATCAGCCATGATGAGAGTGCCGTGCTTCGTAAGTTTAAGTGTCCCCATTGCGAGAAAGCCTTCAAGTTTAAGCATCACCTCAAG GAGCACCTCCGCATCCACAGCGGTGAGAAGCCATTCCAATGCAAGAATTGCGGCAAACGTTTCTCTCACTCGGGGTCGTACTCGAGTCACATGACGTCCAAGAAGTGCTTGATAGTGAACTTGAAGAAATCGAGGCACACGAATGTGAACAACGTCGATCGTGGACCCAAAAAGGCGCAGCAACCCCTGCCGACGGGACGACGCGAGGTCGATCTGCTCGCGGCGAACAATAACACTTTCCTCCCCATTCTGCCGAAGCTTTCGCCCTCGGATTATCAGGAGATACAACGAGAAGGGGCGG GTATCTACGATATGCCGACCCTTCTGCCCCAGATGATGGGTTTCGGTAGATACTTCCTCCAAACGTCCCTAGGCAAGATCCTAAATCAGCTACATTCCAAGAGATTGGACGAGGTAGCCGAGCAATTTGAGTTTCATCGGGAGCTTATGAGTCCATCGACGGCAGACTCCGAGGGCACGGAGGGCACAGAGGGCAAAGAGTCCCCTGCGCCCAGTGATCCTCAGGGTTTGGACGCGGTTCGACGAATTCTGGAAACGGTGAACACCTCTGTGACGAAGCAACTGTTGGAGGCGAACGTACGAAAGCTCTCCACTTCACCTGCCACGATGAAGCGGGAGTTCGAAGACGACTGTCAA GATCAAGATAGCGAGATGTCTAGCGAGATGACACACTATCCAGATTGGTCGACGACGGATCAATACGATTCCCAGAGCGAAGGTTTAGCGGCGAAGCTCGAGGACGTAAATCAACCCACCGCGAAGTCAGGCTGCAAGAGGAAAGCCGAAGACAGCTCGGAAGCAGACTCGGAGGACGAGGAGGAGGGGACACAGACGCACAACGATAACGGAAGGAGAGTAAGGGCTAGGTCGTTAATAGACGACGAACAATTGGCTGTCCTGAAAGGGTACTATGCCCTTAATCCTCGCCCTAAGAAGCAAGAGATTGTCATGATCGCGAATTACATCAATTTTCCTACTCGCGTTGTACAG GTTTGGTTCCAAAATTCCCGCGCGCGAGATCGACGAGAGTCGAAGATTCCAGCCTTAGTACCATTGAATAATCCAGTAAGTCAGATCACCGTCGAGCAACCGCTCGACTTGTCGAAAAAAGAAGCCTTCACACAGTCAGTGTGTAAAGACAACGACAGCAATTCGAGCAAGATCGCGTCGTCGTCCCCTGTTGAGCAGAAGAATGACAACTCGTCGCTGCATAACCCAGACACGGACGACCTGGAGGATTCGCCTCTCGTTATAGATGAAGAGACCACCGATTCTGTGGAAGTGAAACGTACACCCGCGGAAACGTGCACCATACGGAGAATAGGAGAAGCTGTTCCAAAG AGTCAACCTCAAACGAATGTGAAGAATGGAAACGAAAATGCGAGTCAGCCAGAGGCTCCACCAGCTGCAGAAACTGAGCAGGGTGTCTACTTCTGTGATCGGTGTGACAAAACATTCTCTAAACACAGTTCCCTAGCAAGACACAAATATGAACATTCCG GGCAAAGGCCGTACAAATGCGTGGAGTGTCCAAGGGCGTTCAAGCACAAGCATCATCTCACCGAACACAAGCGACTACACAGCGGCGAAAAGCCCTTCCAGTGCTCCAAGTGCCTCAAGCGCTTCTCTCACTCCGGCTCCTACAGCCAGCACATGAATCATCGTTACTCTTACTGCAAGCCATATAGAGAATAG